In the genome of Massilia sp. W12, the window GATCAAGCCGGCGTTCAAATCGGCGTCAATCGCCATTTGCTTACCCGGCATCGCATCCAAAGCAAAACGCGCGCCGACTTCCGCGATCCGGCCGGCGCCCTTGGTCACGACGGTGAAGTTGATAATGGTGAGGATGATGAACACCACAACGCCGACGGTGAAATTACCGCCAATCAAAAAATGACCGAAGGATTCAATCACCTTGCCCGCCGCATCAGGGCCGGTATGCCCCTCTGACAGCACGACGCGGGTGGAGGCCACATTCAAGGACAAACGCAACATGGTGCTGATCAGCAAAATCGCCGGAAACGCCATGAAATCCAGCGGTTTGACTGTATATAAGCTGGTGAGCAAAACGATGATCGAAAGCGCAATATTGAAGCTGAACAACATGTCCAAGGCCATTGGCGGCAAGGGCAAGACCATCATCGCCAGCAGCATGATGATCAGTATCGGCGCTGCCGCGCCGCGCGCGCTTGCCGCTTTCTGCAGTGCGCCTTGCAACCAGGGGGGCAGTTTGATTTTATCCATTCTTCACCTCGTTCATGCGGGTGCGGCAGGCGGCTGACCTGTCGCTTGCAGGGGGTCCATCTCTGGCGGCACATCCAACTCACGCGGGGCTTGCGGACGTTCGCCCTCGCCTTTTTGATACATCCGCAGCTGGAACACATAGGCCAGCACTTCGGCCACGGCGGTATATAAAGCCTGGGGAATTTCATCGCCGATGTCGGCGTGTTTGTAGAGCGCGCGCGCAAGCGGCGGCGCTTCCAGAATCGCCACCTTGTTTTCTTGCGCCAATTCGCGGATCTTGGCCGCCACCTCGTCTGCACCCTTGGCCACCACTTGCGGCGCGCGCATTTTGCCATCCACATATTTCAAGGCCACCGCAAAGTGGGTCGGGTTGGTCACCACCACATCCGCGCTGGGCACTGCCGCCATCATGCGGCGGCGCGCCATTTCACGCTGCATAGACCGGATCTTGGCCTTGATTTGCGGATTACCGTCGGATTCCTTCGATTCCTGAATCACTTCCTGGCGCGTCATCTTCAGCTTTTCGGCGTAATGCCAAACTTGATACGGGCCATCAATCACAGCGATCAAACCCAGCGCCCCGGCGACAAATAAAAACGTCATCAAGAGCAAGTCCAGGGTGTGCAGACTGGCTTCGCGCACCGGCTGCAAAGCCAGCGCGAACACCGCGTCTTTTTCAAATGCGATCACGCCCCAGGCCACCGCCCCCACCAGCACGGTTTTCAAAATCGCCTTGATCAATTCGACCATGGCGTTCTTGGAAAACATATTGCCCAGGCCGCGCAAGGGGCTTAAGCGCATAAAGTCCGGTTGCAAGGCTTTGGCGGAAAACAGCCAGCCGCCGATCACCAGCGGCGAAGCGGCGGCGACAATCAATACCGCCAGCGCCAGCGGCGCCATTGCCAGCAGCACCGGAACCAGGTCGGTGGCCAGCCGCATCATCAGGATGTCGGGGTGAAACGCCTGCTCGCGGGTAAACCGCATGCCAGAGGCCAGATTGTGCGACAGCGCGCGCGCCATGCCCGGCCCGGTCGCCCACAGGGTCAAGCCGGCTGTCATCAAAATCGCGAAGGTGCCGATTTCACGCGAACGCGGCACATCGCCTTCTTCACGCGCCTGTTCCAGCCTTCGCTCACTGGCTGGTTCGGTCTTTTCGGCTTCGCTGTCTTCAGCCATGCATCCCCCGCTTTTCCTGGTTTGATGCCTGGATTATCAATTGCCGCATGGCAAAGGCATGCCGCGAACAGATGGTGAAATCCCCTGCTTTTAGCCGGGTTGAGGGATCGGCATCACATACCGGGGCATAGACAGCTGTATTTATTAAGTAAAAAACGATGCGCCGGGTGATATTCACAAAAAGAATGCATTTTGGAAACATATCAAATTCTCATGATATGTCGAGCGCTTGCTCTATTTTTTGTTGACAACTTCCCACAGGAAAATTACGATTCATACACCAGCCCACCCATGCGCGCGCCAGCAGCGCCGCAAACCCGGGCAGTCTGCCGGGGTAGAGAATCGTCACGAAAAATCAGCATTGCAAGAGAGATTTTGCCGGTTTTGCCACGTCTATAGCGCAGGCTATTGACGCCAGAAACGGCGCATCCGACCCGCCCTGCCGCTTTTTCAGCACGCTTTCCAAGCCCGGCAAGCTGCCAGCCAACACGGAGAGTTCATGATGCGTATTGCCCAATTGAGCCGCAGCGCGATGCTGCTTTGTTTGTTAGCCGCAGGCGCCGCCAATGCCACGAATTACACTTTATGGATTAATGGCCGCACCGGCGGCGGCGCAGTCGGTAATTACAACAGCTGGAACTACTGGGGGCCGGGCGCCACTGCCGCCGGGGTAAATAAGAAATCGGTAAACTGGGACGGCTATAACAATATCTCCAGCCAAAGCGGCAAAATCCGTGACGCGCTGGACTGTTTTTGCACCGGCAGCAACTGGTGTTATATCGCCACCCACAGCGCAGGCCAAATGATGCTGGGTTACACCCTGGCGCAATATGGCGCCAGCGCACGCTATAAGAAAAACGCCACGCCGAATAGCGCCGGCCAATGCGGCAACAGCGATGGCGGCACGCAAACCGGTTGGAATATCAAATGGGTGCGCGCCGCCGGCAGCGCGGCGGGCGGCTCTGAATTGGCTGATTATGGTTCCTGGGCGCTGAGCGAACCGCTGGTGAAAGATCTGAAAACCACCACCGCGCGCGCCATGTATGACCACAACAATACGCAAAACGTCTGGTTCTATATGTATGCCGGCGCCAAGGGCACCCTGTATTCCGGTTTGCTGCCGGGGCAGGATGATGAGGCGGTGTCCTACCACTCTTCCGGCGGCATCGCCGGCAGCTCGGGCCGCTCGCTGGGCAATCCGTCTGACTGGTTCTCGAATGATTTGACGCTGGGCACTGCCAGCAATGAAGGCGGCTCGACCAAGTGGAACCGGCACAGCGTGTCTTTCCGCGATGATGGCGAAAATCATAATCACTACGCCAGCGGCAACTGGGGTGGGATTATTTCTGTGATGCGCAATGACGTGGCGAATCTGGCTAAATAAACTGGCCTGACGCCGCAGTTTGCAAAAAGGGAGGCGCAGCCTCCCTTCAAGCGCTACGCTCAGGGGGCCGCCACGCTTCCAGGCCCGCTAACCGCTAACGTCGAGGACGGCACACATTTCTGTCCGCGCACAACTCTTCATTTTTCCGTCCATCCAGGCGTACTTCACAAAAAACTGTTTAATAATTCTACGGCAACATTCTCCTCAAGTAAGTCGAAGCCATGGCGAGGTAAATCATCCCTTCAGAAACATCAATCCGGCGCTCGTAGTCACGCGCCAGACGGCGATAGCGCATCAGCCACGCGATGGAGCGCTCAACGCCCCTGCGGCGAGCTTGTAATCAAAGCCGACTTGCTCCTTCAATACAGGCGGCGATTGGCATCTACGTCAATATGCCGTTCTCGACCATTGATCTTCTTGTCTGCGTCATACCCTGTTCACTTGCGCCCGGCGCTTTCACCGATTGGCTATCAACAATCCCCGCGCTGGGCAAAGGCTCGCGTTGCGCGCGCATGCGATCAATCATCAGCGCCAAATCATGAATTGTGTGAGAAAGGAAGCTGCGCAGAAAGCGTCTGAACGTCAGCATTTCCATGCCTTGCCGGCTGTCTTGCAGATGATTGTGTGGCGACATACCGATCCGGGTTTGTCGCCACACAATCTGAGCCCGGTGCGGCGGCTGGGCGGCTGCGCTTCAAAGCCGCCTTGGCGCACTCACCATCCATAGTAATAGAAGTGGAAACCGTAATACCAGATAAAGAAAAACACCAGGGCGAAGGTGTACAGCGCAGTCATGAAGCCGGCATCAACCCAGATCGCTTTTTCACGCAAGACCATGGTGGCGCGGATGCGATCGGTTGGGCCGCGCATGAAGAGGATGAATAAAATCACGATGATCATCAAATGGCCCAGGGCGTCAATCGGGCCGAATTTCAAAATCGCCAGGATAAACACCGCCTGCAAACCCGCCGCCACCTTGCGCGCCAGCACCGAGGCGGAAGAAATCATCACAAAGGAAATCGCAAATTCAATAAAACCGGCCAGCAGCATGTAGTTGTACGGGGTCATGCCCATCAACATACCGGGATTGTCTTGCAACATCGGGTAAGTCCAGTGCGGATAGCCGAATTTCTCAATCGAGGCCCACATCAGGGTGATGCCGGCGCCCTTGTACAAAATCACGAAGCCGGTTTTTTTCCAGCGCCAGCGGGTCACGGAACAGACCATGAAAAAATACGCCATGCCGATGAAGATCATATAGTCGGTCATGTGAAAAATGCCATATTGCGCCACCCCGCCGATATACAGGCCGGCAATGCCAAAGCCGACCAGCACCACGGTGCGGTCAAAAAAGGCGCAAATCCCGATCGCCAGCTGGAGCCAGGGGATCAGTTGTGAGTGCGTCACCAGATCGGGGGTCAGGAATACCGGGATCTTGATGAAAATCCCATGCGCCCACAACAAAATAAAGAAAATACCGATTGCCAGACGCATGATATCGATCGATTCGGCGTCGCGGATTTTGATTTTTTCCTGAAACTTGGCCAGATAGCCTTTGCGCAAGGCATAGCGGTCAACCATGAAAAATCCGAAGATAAACACGATGGAGCCGCCAAAAAACCACATAAAGGTTTCGGTCAGCACTTCGCCGATCGGCAGCGGCGGCTTGGCGATGTCGTAGGGGGCAAACCATTTCACATGCGCTTGCGCAGTCAGGGAATGCAAGAGCAGCAGCAATGCCGCCAACACCCGCAGCGGGCGCCATAGGCTGTGATCTTGTTGCTCCGGTCTGCTGTGCATGCTCAGTCTCCCTTTCTGTCCGTCTTTGATAGTCCGCCGTGGCGGGATTGCGGTATTGCTTGCGCTGCTGGATTGCGGCGCCGGAACAACGGCGCCTGATTGACGTGCTTGAAGCTGACGACGCGCTGTTGCACGCCGGCAAAACCCGCGATTGTGACAATTAATCTTGCTATTTTCAATAACTTGCAAATTTGAAACCAAGCCGCAAGTCACGCACTGCGTTGCAGAACAGCTGGAAAACTGTCCGTAGCTTAACTGAGCTGCTGCACAAGAGCAAGACAGAGCAGCTGCTTTGCCGGCGCGAAAGCGCTAAGCGCGCACGTCACGCGGTTTGGCGCAAAAAGCCAAAGGCCCGGCAAAAGCGGTTTAGAATGACTCTTCCCTGCCTGGAGGATGTATGGAACAGATCGCCTATCGCACCTGCCCCTTTTGCGAAGCCTGTTGCGGCTTGCAAATCAGCCATGACGGCGCACAAGTGCTGCGCATTCGCGGCAATCAGGATGATGTGTTCAGCCAGGGTTATCTGTGTCCCAAGGGTTTGGCCTTGAAAGATCTGCACGAAGATCCGGATCGCCTGCGCACGCCGATGCGGCGTCAAGGCGACGGGTTTGTCCCGATCAGCTGGGAAGAGGCATGGTTGGAAATTGAGCGCCGTCTGCCGCAGCAAGTGGCGCAATATGGCGCGCACAGCGTGGCGCTGGCGGTCGGCAACCCGACAGTGCACAAAGCCGGGGCTTTGCTGTATTTCCCGCGCTTAGCGCATGCCCTGGGCAGCCGCAATATTTTCTCTGCTTCCACGCTCGACCAGATGCCGCGCCAATTGGCCAGCGCTCTGATGTACGGCTCCTGGTTTTCGGTTCCGGTGCCGGATATCGTGCGTTGCAATTTGCTGGTGATCATGGGCGGCAATCCTGCGGTGTCGAACGGCAGCATGTGGACTGTGCCGGACTTTCGCAGCAAGGCGCGCGCCTTGCGCGCACGCGGCGGCCGCATGGTCACGATTGATCCGCGCAAAACAGAAACTGCGGAATTATCCGACCAGCATCTGGCGATCCGTCCCGGCAGCGATGTGTATTTTTTGCTGGCGCTGGGCGAACATCTTTACAGCGCACAGCTGACCCGCTCCAGCGCGGCGCTTGCGCATACCCGGGGGCTGGAGCAATTGCCGGCCCTGTTTGCGCCCTGGCCGGCGGAACGCGTGGCGGCGCGTTGCGGCATTCCCGCCGCCGATATCCGCGCCTTAGCGCAAGCGCTGGCGCAAACCGATGGGGCCGCGCTGTATGGCCGGATCGGCGTTTGCACCCAGGCTTTCGGCGCCGTGAACGCGTGGCTGATCGACATTATCAATCTGCTGTGCGGCAATCTGGATGTGGCCGGCGGCATGATGTTTCCCAAAGCGGCGGCGTTTGCCCCGAATACCGAGGGCAAACCCGGCTTTGGCCCGGCGCAAAAGACCGGCCGCCGCCACGCGCGCGTGAGCGGCGCGCCGGAAGTGATGGGCGAATTGCCGATTTCCTGCCTGGCGCAAGAGATTGAAACCCCGGGTGCGGAACAGGTGCGCGCCTTGATCACTTTCGCCAGCAATCCGGTGCTGTCGGCGCCGAACGGGGCGCGGCTGGCGGCGGCGCTGGAGCAGCTTGATTTCATGCTCTCCATCGACATTTATATCAATGAAACCACGCGCCATGCGGATTTGATCCTGCCGGGCCGCTCGCCGCTGGAAGACAGTCATTTTGATATCGCTTTTCCGCAATTCGCCTGGCGCAACTTTGCGCGCTATTCAGAGCCGGTTTTCGCCAGCGAACAAACGCCGGAATGGCAGATTTTGCTGCAACTGGCGGCGATTTTCTCAGGCCAGGGCCATTTGCCCACTGAATTGCTGTTGCATTGGGATGAGCAGATTTTGCGCAGCCAGCTCAGCAAGCGCGCCGGCCCCATGGCCGATGCCTTGCTGGCGGCCAGCGCTGACTTGAGCGGGCCTGAGCGTTTATTTGAGCTGGCTTTGCGCAGCGGCCCGTATGGCGACGGCTTTGGCAAAAAACCGGGCGGCTTGAACCTGGCGCAGTTGCGCGCGGCGCGCAATGGGGTGGATTTGGGCGAGTTGCAAGCCCGGCTGCCTGAGTTGTTGCGCATGCCGGACGGGCTGCTGGATGCGGCGCCGGCGCAATTTGTGGCGGATCTGGCGCGCGCCGCCGCCGCATTTGAAGACAGTCAGGCAATGTTGCAACTGGTGGGCCGGCGCGATGTGCGCTCCGGCAACAGCTGGATGCATAATTTGCCGGTGCTGGCCAAAGGCCCAGAGCGCTGTCTGGCGCTGACCCATCCGGCGGATGCGGCGCAAGCCGGGGTGGCGGATGGCGCGCTGGCCTGGCTGGAAAACCCCCATGGCAGGCTGCAGGTGCGCATCGCCTATGATGCCGGCATGCGTCCCGGCGTGATCAGCCTGCCCCATGGCTGGGGACATGATCTGGCCGGCGTGCAACTCGGCTTGGCCAGCGCCAAACCGGGGGTGAATCTGAATCAGCTGATGGATGACGCGGCGCGTGATCCCCTGTCTGGAACCTCGGTCTTGTCAGGAGTGGCGGTGCGTTTGCGCGCCATGGCGGACTGAGCGCAGCAGCGGCTCAGTCCCACACATGCGGCCCCAGCACATCAATTCTATCGGTGCAAAACGCATCCACGCCCAGCATGCGCAGATGCGCCGCCAGCTCCAGAGTATTCACGGTATAGCAAAACAAAGCCCAGCCGGCCGCATGCGCCTCTTGCGCCAGCGCGGCGCTGGCCTGGCTGTAGTGGGTGTGCAAGGCGATCGCGCCATGCGCCTGCATCCGGGCGCGCCAGTCTGCGGGCACGCGCTCAAACAACAAGCCGCGCGCCACATCCGGCGCGGCGCTGGCGGCGGCCTGCATCGCCTCCATGGAAAAGGATGACAGCAGAGGCGGCGGTAAATCCGGGTGCGCTGCGCAAAAATCGCGCACCATGGCGGCGACAATCTGGCCGGTGCGCGTCTCATGTCCGGGCGCCGGCTTGATTTCGACATTCATGAAAATCTGTTCCTGGCGGCAAAATTCCAGCACTTCGGCAAACAGCGGCGCGCGCGCGCCGGCGAATTCCGGGCCAAACCAGGAACCGGCGTCCATCTGCACTAAATCCGCCGCCAGCGTATCCGCCACCGCGCCGTTGCCGGCGATTGTGCGGCCAAATTCCGGGTCATGCATCAGCAGCGGCACGCCATCGCGGCTGAGCATGACATCAAACTCGACCGCGCGAAAGCCATAGCGCAAACCGGCGCGCAAGCCGGCCATGGTGTTTTCCGGGGCCAATTTGCCGCCGCCGCGATGCGCCAGAATTTTCGGATATCGCCACATACTTTCTCCTTGCTGTTCGACAAATGATAGCGCTTTCGCTACACTCCCTGCACCCTGCAACCCCTTGGACACACAAGCATGACGACTTCCCCCACAGGCGCCAATGCCGGCGCACTCAAGCATATCCGCGTACTGGACTTAAGCCGGGTCTTGGCCGGCCCCTGGTGCGCGCAAAATCTGGCCGATCTGGGCGCGGATGTGATCAAAATCGAGCGCCCCGGCGCCGGCGATGATACGCGCGCCTGGGGCCCGCCCTGGGCCAAAAACGCGCAGGGCGAAAACACCAGTGAAGCCGCTTACTATCTGACCGCAAATCGCGGCAAGCGTTCGCTGACTGTCGATATGGCCCATCCGGAAGGGCAAGCCCTGCTGCGTGAACTGGTGAAACATTGTGATGTGGTGCTGGAGAATTTCAAAGTCGGGCAACTCAAGCGCTATGGTCTGGATTATGACAGCTTGAAAGCCATCAAACCGGACATTGTGTATTGCTCGGTGACAGGTTTTGGCCAGGATGGGCCGTATGCCGCGCGTCCCGGTTATGATTTTTTGATTCAAGGCATGGGCGGCTTGATGTCAATCACCGGACAGCGCGACGATTTGCCCGGCGGCGGGCCGCAGAAAGTCGGCGTGGCGCTGGTTGATTTGATGACCGGCATGTATTCCACAGTGGCGATTTTAGCCGCCCTCACCCACCGCGATAAAACCGGCGAGGGACAATACATTGATATGGCGCTGCTGGATGTGCAGGTGGCGATGCTGGCCAATGTCGGCTCGAATTATTTATGCAGCGGCAAAGCCCCGCAACGCTGGGGCAATGACCATGCCAATATCGTGCCTTATCAAACCTTCCGCTGCGCCGATGGCTATATCATCGTGACCGCCGGCAATGACGGTCAATTCCGTAAATTCTGTGAAGTGGGGGGCAGACCTGAATTGGCGGACGATGCGCGCTTCGCCAGCAACCCGCTGCGGGTGCAAAACCGCAGCACCCTGGTTCCCATGCTGGAAGAAATG includes:
- the flhB gene encoding flagellar biosynthesis protein FlhB, whose protein sequence is MAEDSEAEKTEPASERRLEQAREEGDVPRSREIGTFAILMTAGLTLWATGPGMARALSHNLASGMRFTREQAFHPDILMMRLATDLVPVLLAMAPLALAVLIVAAASPLVIGGWLFSAKALQPDFMRLSPLRGLGNMFSKNAMVELIKAILKTVLVGAVAWGVIAFEKDAVFALALQPVREASLHTLDLLLMTFLFVAGALGLIAVIDGPYQVWHYAEKLKMTRQEVIQESKESDGNPQIKAKIRSMQREMARRRMMAAVPSADVVVTNPTHFAVALKYVDGKMRAPQVVAKGADEVAAKIRELAQENKVAILEAPPLARALYKHADIGDEIPQALYTAVAEVLAYVFQLRMYQKGEGERPQAPRELDVPPEMDPLQATGQPPAAPA
- the ugpQ gene encoding glycerophosphodiester phosphodiesterase, coding for MWRYPKILAHRGGGKLAPENTMAGLRAGLRYGFRAVEFDVMLSRDGVPLLMHDPEFGRTIAGNGAVADTLAADLVQMDAGSWFGPEFAGARAPLFAEVLEFCRQEQIFMNVEIKPAPGHETRTGQIVAAMVRDFCAAHPDLPPPLLSSFSMEAMQAAASAAPDVARGLLFERVPADWRARMQAHGAIALHTHYSQASAALAQEAHAAGWALFCYTVNTLELAAHLRMLGVDAFCTDRIDVLGPHVWD
- a CDS encoding CaiB/BaiF CoA-transferase family protein — encoded protein: MTTSPTGANAGALKHIRVLDLSRVLAGPWCAQNLADLGADVIKIERPGAGDDTRAWGPPWAKNAQGENTSEAAYYLTANRGKRSLTVDMAHPEGQALLRELVKHCDVVLENFKVGQLKRYGLDYDSLKAIKPDIVYCSVTGFGQDGPYAARPGYDFLIQGMGGLMSITGQRDDLPGGGPQKVGVALVDLMTGMYSTVAILAALTHRDKTGEGQYIDMALLDVQVAMLANVGSNYLCSGKAPQRWGNDHANIVPYQTFRCADGYIIVTAGNDGQFRKFCEVGGRPELADDARFASNPLRVQNRSTLVPMLEEMALSKSKAEWIAQLEAASVPCGPINNVQEVFDNEQVQARGMAIDVPHPTAGSVKLVRNPMRLSATPCDFSKAPPLLGQHTGDVLQELLGLDEEKIAQLKAQQVI
- a CDS encoding molybdopterin-dependent oxidoreductase, whose amino-acid sequence is MEQIAYRTCPFCEACCGLQISHDGAQVLRIRGNQDDVFSQGYLCPKGLALKDLHEDPDRLRTPMRRQGDGFVPISWEEAWLEIERRLPQQVAQYGAHSVALAVGNPTVHKAGALLYFPRLAHALGSRNIFSASTLDQMPRQLASALMYGSWFSVPVPDIVRCNLLVIMGGNPAVSNGSMWTVPDFRSKARALRARGGRMVTIDPRKTETAELSDQHLAIRPGSDVYFLLALGEHLYSAQLTRSSAALAHTRGLEQLPALFAPWPAERVAARCGIPAADIRALAQALAQTDGAALYGRIGVCTQAFGAVNAWLIDIINLLCGNLDVAGGMMFPKAAAFAPNTEGKPGFGPAQKTGRRHARVSGAPEVMGELPISCLAQEIETPGAEQVRALITFASNPVLSAPNGARLAAALEQLDFMLSIDIYINETTRHADLILPGRSPLEDSHFDIAFPQFAWRNFARYSEPVFASEQTPEWQILLQLAAIFSGQGHLPTELLLHWDEQILRSQLSKRAGPMADALLAASADLSGPERLFELALRSGPYGDGFGKKPGGLNLAQLRAARNGVDLGELQARLPELLRMPDGLLDAAPAQFVADLARAAAAFEDSQAMLQLVGRRDVRSGNSWMHNLPVLAKGPERCLALTHPADAAQAGVADGALAWLENPHGRLQVRIAYDAGMRPGVISLPHGWGHDLAGVQLGLASAKPGVNLNQLMDDAARDPLSGTSVLSGVAVRLRAMAD